Proteins from a genomic interval of Pseudomonas asplenii:
- a CDS encoding formylglycine-generating enzyme family protein yields the protein MVLIGCLGLGSLGLGALARADDDSNKLDNPKPLSGDISLPLPCDGEMVFRYVYILAQGSLDDREISLGYPFSEDEPGYKQSFISGYRRDFINGQFTLKDLPSDWQKAIAPALPKTDAGSPLKPMFYFMGKYPVTARQYALVMAQAQSLSSGEPAPACEAPEGLAGRLPKVKVSRFDAERFSAVYSAWLMRYHRDRLPVSGRGSSAEDGGTGFVRLPTEVEWEYAARGAQAVGRQELEGRLFPRRQPGSDSDGPLSDYAVFNQVAGGTGQAPRLMPVGTKLPNPIGLFDVIGNAAQMVQESFQLVHAGRRQGAYGGFVVKGGNYLEGEGTLFTGMRREYPLFAADGTEQSNETTGFRVAIGALSAPRSRYKELFEQWQKEGRLAALTDAIDDAQDPTKRLDSIISGTTDTRLQAELGLVNEELKRNVSLIARQREEAAGNLIQSAALVAETVNNYNIRLTNLKKSRQQAVDAKDEASAALFATAIENGTSALDGAVAIYIDNLATATRYTDAVIQAQFQRVKEELSRKPVLGNSLVARATLFVRHVGDYRKQQRADPATILKALLASTAQKP from the coding sequence ATGGTCTTGATCGGTTGCCTGGGCCTGGGTTCTTTGGGCCTGGGCGCTCTGGCGCGGGCCGACGACGACAGCAACAAGCTGGACAATCCCAAGCCGCTGAGCGGCGACATCAGCCTGCCGTTGCCCTGCGATGGCGAGATGGTCTTCCGCTACGTCTATATCCTCGCCCAGGGCAGCCTCGATGACCGCGAGATCAGCCTGGGCTACCCCTTCAGCGAGGACGAGCCGGGCTACAAGCAGTCGTTCATTTCCGGCTATCGCCGGGACTTCATCAACGGCCAGTTCACCCTCAAGGACCTGCCCAGCGATTGGCAGAAGGCGATTGCCCCGGCCCTGCCGAAAACCGATGCCGGTTCGCCGTTGAAACCGATGTTCTATTTCATGGGCAAGTATCCGGTGACGGCGCGCCAGTACGCGTTGGTCATGGCCCAGGCGCAATCGTTGTCCAGTGGTGAGCCGGCACCGGCCTGCGAGGCACCGGAAGGCCTTGCCGGGCGCTTGCCCAAGGTCAAGGTGTCGCGTTTCGATGCCGAGCGCTTTTCGGCGGTCTACAGCGCCTGGCTGATGAGGTATCACCGCGATCGGCTGCCGGTCAGTGGTCGTGGCAGTTCGGCCGAGGATGGCGGTACCGGCTTCGTCCGCCTGCCGACCGAGGTCGAGTGGGAGTATGCCGCCCGTGGTGCCCAGGCAGTGGGCCGCCAGGAGCTGGAAGGCCGGCTGTTTCCGCGGCGCCAGCCGGGCAGCGACAGCGACGGGCCGCTGTCCGACTACGCGGTATTCAACCAGGTGGCCGGTGGTACCGGGCAGGCGCCACGGCTGATGCCGGTGGGCACCAAGTTGCCCAACCCGATCGGCCTGTTCGATGTGATCGGCAATGCCGCGCAAATGGTCCAGGAGTCCTTCCAGTTGGTGCATGCCGGCCGGCGCCAGGGCGCCTATGGCGGCTTCGTGGTCAAGGGCGGCAACTACCTCGAAGGTGAAGGCACGCTGTTTACCGGCATGCGTCGCGAGTATCCGCTGTTCGCCGCCGATGGCACCGAGCAGAGCAACGAGACCACCGGCTTTCGGGTTGCCATCGGCGCGCTGTCGGCGCCGCGCTCGCGCTACAAGGAACTGTTCGAGCAGTGGCAGAAGGAAGGTCGCCTGGCCGCCCTGACCGACGCCATCGACGATGCCCAGGACCCGACCAAGCGCCTGGACAGCATCATTTCCGGCACCACCGACACGCGTCTGCAGGCCGAGCTGGGGCTGGTCAACGAAGAACTCAAACGCAACGTGTCGCTGATCGCCCGCCAGCGTGAAGAGGCCGCCGGCAACCTGATCCAGTCGGCCGCGTTGGTGGCCGAGACCGTCAACAACTACAACATCCGCCTGACCAACCTGAAGAAGAGTCGCCAGCAGGCCGTCGATGCCAAGGACGAGGCCAGCGCTGCGCTGTTCGCCACGGCCATCGAAAACGGCACCAGCGCGCTGGACGGCGCCGTGGCGATCTACATCGACAACCTGGCAACAGCCACGCGCTACACCGATGCGGTGATCCAGGCGCAGTTCCAGCGGGTCAAGGAAGAACTCAGTCGCAAACCCGTGCTCGGCAACAGCCTGGTGGCACGGGCAACCTTGTTCGTTCGTCATGTCGGGGATTACCGCAAGCAACAGCGGGCCGATCCGGCGACGATCTTGAAAGCGTTACTCGCATCGACCGCGCAGAAGCCTTGA
- a CDS encoding PP2C family protein-serine/threonine phosphatase — protein MASTPVINYRSASYSHVGMVRQINEDACLELPDAGLWAVADGMGGHAAGDYVASLIVDTLRRIPPSDSLAIYSNALRTRLAEVNAAVREEAANRGVTMMGSTVVLLAVRGDSATCLWAGDSRLYRLRDGQLESISRDHSYVQDLQDSGLLSEAEARVHPRANIVTRAIGVEAQLELSMSNFQVLPGDSFLLCSDGLNKTAEDAEIRDVLGHPQPYEVVRSLVHLGLTRGAPDNITAIVVKAT, from the coding sequence ATGGCCAGTACCCCAGTAATCAACTATCGGTCCGCCAGCTACAGCCATGTCGGCATGGTGCGCCAGATCAACGAGGACGCCTGCCTCGAATTGCCCGATGCCGGCCTCTGGGCCGTGGCCGATGGCATGGGTGGGCATGCGGCGGGCGACTATGTCGCCAGCCTGATCGTCGATACCCTGCGGCGCATCCCGCCGTCCGATTCCCTGGCGATCTACAGCAATGCCCTGCGCACCCGCCTGGCCGAAGTCAATGCGGCGGTTCGCGAGGAAGCCGCAAACCGTGGCGTGACGATGATGGGCAGCACCGTGGTGCTGTTGGCGGTACGCGGCGACAGCGCGACCTGCCTGTGGGCCGGCGACAGCCGCCTGTACCGCCTGCGCGATGGGCAACTGGAGAGCATTTCCCGCGATCACAGCTACGTCCAGGACCTGCAGGACAGCGGCCTGCTCAGCGAGGCCGAGGCGCGGGTGCATCCGCGGGCCAATATCGTCACCCGGGCGATTGGTGTCGAGGCACAACTGGAGCTGTCGATGAGCAATTTCCAGGTGCTCCCTGGCGATAGCTTCCTGCTGTGCAGCGACGGTCTGAACAAGACCGCCGAGGATGCCGAGATCCGTGACGTGCTCGGCCATCCGCAACCCTACGAAGTGGTACGCAGCCTGGTCCACCTGGGCCTGACCCGGGGAGCCCCCGACAACATTACGGCGATCGTCGTCAAAGCCACCTGA
- a CDS encoding serine/threonine-protein kinase: MDILIPGFDIDGEIGEGAMATVYLATQRSLERKVALKVMAAALAADPTFCERFLREGRTLARLSHPHTVTIHDIGNVGELYYMAMEYLPNGTLKERIAEGLSPEQGLQYIRQIASALGYAHAQGLVHRDVKPANILFRADGTAVLSDFGIAKSLDDRTQFTQAGFAVGTPSYMSPEQARGQEIDGRADLYALGVVLYEILVGKLPYTGTDALSTALAHLTEPLPELPIQHGRYQHILQRLLAKDPAERFPDAAALQAALDNLPSEALESTLIQPLALPTAAVEKPAAPDLGGLTPVSIEIPSQAPAQPASRPSPQPTPSPQPVLRDNADSQQRRGPVLALLAVAVAAAIGVAGAGYWWLGSDKPVKAPATASATPSASTTPVAGTAPTSTTSSASNRPADPVSTTATVQASPGEADGGNRPLLMVGKKTLFQRVLSQPGAQLYSSPGGQADKALPAFSVLYVYQRKTVDGASWMRVGAASDGRSEGWLPSAKVSEWKQSLVLKFTERSGREPVMFLRDAADIDKLLANPAAAKNLLLSAQKNPADNQRVLALEPAASAVPQNQFYLLPIFDSRESIDENGQPVQLLNVASIDPGSAAQKSVSGAAPVAAADKFRTAIVLVVDTTVSMQPYIDQVRDVVHELQSQIAQRGELDSVSFGLVGFRNNIQKTPGLEYLSKTLISLDQGRDPERFLELARQVKASTVSSHSFNEDSFAGIMQAVDGMGWSGYGGRLILLVTDAGSLRKNDPYSSTRMNEAEIRQAALSKQIKIYALHLRSAAGNKNHAFAEQQYRTLTADANPKIGDLYIPVQGGDVRKLGERVEEIGSVFANLVHQVRSNQTQAAPLLASAPTLADKSAAIGYAMHMDFLGRKGASQAPQLVSAWTADRDLTNPALPAFQVCVMLTKLQLNELQQSLKLIVDAARKTQSSPKDFFQEIASASAYMSRDPAALRKGGNLADGGVLGEYLEGLPYRSKSLSMTQDLWLSLSVAEQEDFIDELESKIRLYETFHNDVANWVRFGDAEPGDALYRVPLSTLP; encoded by the coding sequence ATGGACATACTGATTCCCGGATTCGACATAGACGGCGAGATTGGCGAAGGCGCCATGGCCACCGTCTATCTGGCGACCCAGCGGTCGCTGGAACGCAAGGTGGCGCTGAAAGTCATGGCGGCTGCGCTGGCCGCCGACCCGACCTTCTGCGAGCGCTTCCTGCGCGAAGGCCGAACCCTGGCGCGGCTGTCGCACCCGCATACCGTGACCATCCACGATATCGGCAATGTCGGCGAGCTGTACTACATGGCCATGGAGTACCTGCCCAACGGTACGCTCAAGGAACGTATCGCCGAGGGCCTGAGCCCGGAGCAGGGCCTGCAGTACATTCGCCAGATCGCCTCCGCGCTCGGTTATGCCCATGCCCAGGGTCTGGTACACCGTGATGTGAAGCCGGCGAACATCCTGTTCCGTGCCGACGGTACGGCGGTGCTCTCGGACTTCGGCATCGCCAAGTCGCTGGACGACCGCACCCAGTTCACCCAGGCCGGTTTCGCCGTCGGTACGCCGAGCTACATGAGCCCCGAGCAGGCCCGTGGCCAGGAGATCGACGGGCGCGCCGACCTTTATGCGCTGGGCGTGGTGCTTTACGAAATCCTCGTCGGCAAGCTGCCCTATACCGGCACCGATGCGTTGTCGACGGCGCTGGCGCACCTCACTGAACCGTTGCCGGAACTGCCGATCCAGCATGGTCGCTACCAGCACATCCTGCAGCGGTTGCTGGCGAAGGACCCGGCCGAGCGTTTCCCCGACGCGGCGGCATTGCAGGCAGCACTGGACAACCTGCCGAGCGAGGCGTTGGAGTCGACCCTGATCCAGCCCCTGGCCCTGCCCACGGCCGCCGTCGAGAAACCGGCGGCCCCTGATCTGGGCGGGCTGACCCCGGTATCGATCGAGATCCCCAGCCAGGCACCGGCGCAACCGGCGTCGCGGCCGAGCCCACAGCCTACGCCGAGCCCGCAACCGGTACTGCGTGACAACGCCGACTCGCAGCAACGCCGTGGCCCGGTGCTGGCCTTGTTGGCCGTCGCGGTGGCGGCCGCCATCGGGGTCGCCGGTGCCGGTTATTGGTGGCTGGGCAGTGATAAACCGGTGAAAGCGCCAGCGACCGCCAGTGCCACGCCGTCGGCCTCTACCACGCCCGTGGCCGGTACAGCCCCCACCTCGACCACGTCGTCTGCCTCGAACAGGCCGGCGGACCCGGTGAGCACGACCGCAACCGTCCAGGCTTCGCCTGGCGAAGCTGACGGCGGCAACCGGCCGCTGCTGATGGTCGGCAAGAAGACCTTGTTCCAGCGCGTGTTGAGCCAACCCGGCGCGCAGTTGTATAGCTCGCCTGGCGGTCAGGCCGACAAGGCCCTGCCGGCGTTTTCGGTGCTGTACGTCTACCAGCGCAAGACCGTCGATGGCGCTTCCTGGATGCGGGTCGGGGCCGCCAGTGACGGACGCAGCGAAGGCTGGTTACCCAGCGCGAAAGTCAGCGAATGGAAACAGAGCCTGGTACTGAAGTTCACCGAGCGCTCCGGTCGTGAACCGGTGATGTTCCTGCGTGACGCTGCCGATATCGACAAGTTGCTGGCCAATCCGGCGGCGGCGAAGAACCTGTTGCTCAGCGCGCAGAAGAACCCGGCTGACAACCAGCGGGTGCTGGCCCTGGAACCGGCGGCCAGCGCCGTGCCGCAGAACCAGTTCTATCTGCTGCCGATTTTCGATTCGCGCGAAAGCATCGACGAAAACGGCCAGCCGGTGCAGTTGCTCAATGTCGCCTCGATCGACCCGGGCAGCGCCGCGCAAAAAAGCGTCAGCGGCGCGGCACCCGTGGCCGCGGCGGACAAGTTCCGCACCGCGATCGTGCTGGTGGTCGACACCACGGTGTCGATGCAGCCCTACATCGACCAGGTTCGCGACGTGGTCCATGAACTGCAGAGCCAGATCGCCCAGCGCGGCGAGCTGGACAGCGTCAGTTTTGGCCTGGTGGGCTTTCGTAACAACATCCAGAAGACCCCGGGCCTTGAGTACCTGAGCAAGACCCTGATCAGCCTCGACCAGGGCCGCGATCCCGAGCGTTTCCTGGAGTTGGCGCGGCAGGTCAAGGCGTCGACGGTGTCGAGCCATTCGTTCAACGAGGATTCCTTCGCCGGCATCATGCAGGCGGTCGATGGCATGGGCTGGTCCGGCTATGGCGGGCGGCTGATTCTGTTGGTCACTGATGCCGGATCGTTGCGCAAGAACGACCCCTACAGCAGCACCCGGATGAACGAGGCGGAGATTCGCCAGGCGGCACTGAGCAAGCAGATCAAGATTTACGCACTGCACCTGCGCAGTGCGGCCGGCAATAAGAACCACGCCTTTGCCGAGCAGCAGTACCGCACCCTGACCGCCGACGCCAACCCGAAGATCGGCGACCTCTACATTCCGGTCCAGGGCGGCGATGTGCGCAAGCTCGGCGAGCGGGTCGAGGAAATCGGTTCGGTGTTCGCCAACCTGGTGCACCAGGTACGCAGCAACCAGACTCAGGCGGCGCCGCTGCTGGCGTCGGCACCGACCCTGGCAGACAAGTCGGCGGCCATCGGTTATGCCATGCACATGGATTTCCTCGGGCGCAAGGGCGCCAGCCAGGCGCCGCAACTGGTCAGTGCCTGGACCGCCGACCGCGACCTGACCAACCCGGCGCTGCCGGCGTTCCAGGTCTGCGTGATGCTGACCAAGCTGCAGCTCAACGAGTTGCAGCAGTCGCTGAAACTGATCGTCGATGCCGCGCGTAAAACCCAGAGTTCGCCCAAGGACTTCTTCCAGGAAATCGCCAGCGCCAGTGCCTACATGAGTCGTGACCCGGCGGCCCTGCGCAAGGGCGGCAATCTCGCCGATGGCGGGGTGCTCGGTGAGTACCTGGAAGGCCTGCCGTATCGCAGCAAGTCGCTGAGCATGACCCAGGACCTGTGGCTGTCGCTCAGCGTTGCCGAACAGGAAGACTTCATCGATGAACTGGAGTCGAAGATCCGTCTCTACGAGACCTTCCACAACGATGTGGCGAACTGGGTCCGGTTCGGCGATGCCGAGCCGGGTGACGCGTTGTACCGCGTACCGCTGTCGACGCTGCCGTGA
- the tagF gene encoding type VI secretion system-associated protein TagF, which yields MTTVGYYGKLASRGDFVSRALPQGFLQPWDAWLASGLHASQQQLGSDWLNVYLVSPLWRFVLAPGVCGPEAVAGVLMPSIDRVGRYFPLTVAQPLDAEHALAKVVGGADDWFERAEALLLATLEEGASFEAFDHGVQHLSKLPFANKAPTSEFAGLQRFAALDAQSRGQALAEQACAGASLWWGRGSQRIDAGLMRCEGLPASADFGSFLLGKGAAS from the coding sequence ATGACGACAGTGGGTTACTACGGCAAACTGGCCAGTCGCGGCGACTTTGTCAGCCGGGCGCTGCCCCAGGGTTTCCTGCAGCCGTGGGATGCCTGGCTGGCGTCCGGGTTGCACGCCAGCCAGCAGCAATTGGGTAGCGATTGGTTGAATGTGTACCTGGTCAGCCCGCTCTGGCGGTTCGTGCTGGCGCCGGGGGTCTGCGGTCCGGAGGCGGTGGCCGGGGTACTGATGCCGAGCATCGACCGGGTTGGCCGCTATTTTCCGCTGACGGTGGCCCAGCCGCTGGATGCCGAGCATGCCCTGGCGAAGGTGGTCGGCGGTGCTGATGACTGGTTCGAACGGGCCGAAGCCTTGTTGTTGGCGACCCTGGAGGAGGGGGCCAGCTTCGAGGCGTTCGATCATGGCGTGCAGCACCTGAGTAAGTTGCCGTTCGCCAACAAGGCCCCGACCAGCGAGTTCGCCGGTCTGCAGCGCTTTGCCGCGCTCGACGCGCAGAGTCGCGGCCAGGCCCTGGCCGAACAGGCCTGCGCGGGCGCGAGCCTGTGGTGGGGACGCGGTTCGCAGCGGATCGACGCCGGCCTGATGCGTTGCGAAGGCCTGCCGGCCAGCGCCGATTTCGGCAGCTTCCTGCTGGGCAAGGGGGCGGCGAGCTAG
- a CDS encoding aminoacyl-tRNA deacylase and HDOD domain-containing protein, producing the protein MTEVALIDATPHTPSVVRMLLDKLAIRYREVTDEPGLPASRKVQAVLLDDAVGALMVLFAQNQLLDLNRLTELTGRSLTAVSTERLERMLGKHSLHLLPGLPALTSSPCLYEEQLLREPSLLINSGELGLLLEISSDDFKSMLTKASAASFGEALSNIRPNLDRPDDDRKEITQAVQVFTARRIQQRLEATIEIPPLAETAQKIIKLRVDPDATIDDITGVVETDPALAAQVVSWAASPYYASPGKIRSVEDAIVRVLGFDLVINLALGLALGKTLSLPKDHPQHSTPYWQQSIYTAAVIEGLTRAMPRAQRPEAGLTYLAGLLHNFGYLLLAHVFPPHFSLICRHLEVNPHLCHSYVEQHLLGISREQIGAWLMRYWDMPDELATALRFQHDPHYDGDYAAYPNLVCLAVRLLRSRNIGSGPDEAIPDALLDRLGLSRDKAEDVVSKVLEAEVLLRELASQFGQH; encoded by the coding sequence ATGACAGAAGTTGCCCTCATTGATGCAACCCCGCACACCCCGTCTGTGGTTCGAATGCTGCTCGACAAGCTTGCCATCCGCTATCGCGAAGTCACTGACGAACCTGGCCTGCCGGCTTCACGCAAGGTTCAGGCGGTGCTGCTCGATGACGCAGTCGGTGCGCTCATGGTCCTGTTCGCGCAGAACCAGTTGCTCGACCTCAACCGCCTGACCGAACTCACCGGCCGCAGCCTGACGGCCGTTTCCACCGAACGTCTGGAGCGCATGCTCGGCAAACACAGCCTGCACCTGTTGCCCGGCCTGCCGGCACTGACCAGCTCGCCGTGCCTGTACGAAGAACAGTTGCTGCGTGAACCGAGCCTGTTGATCAACTCCGGCGAACTCGGCCTGTTGCTGGAAATCTCCAGCGACGACTTCAAGAGCATGCTCACCAAGGCCAGCGCCGCCAGCTTCGGCGAAGCCCTGAGCAATATTCGTCCGAACCTCGATCGCCCCGATGACGATCGCAAGGAAATCACCCAGGCGGTCCAGGTCTTCACGGCACGGCGCATCCAGCAACGCCTGGAAGCGACCATCGAGATTCCACCGCTGGCGGAAACCGCACAGAAGATCATCAAGCTGCGGGTCGACCCCGATGCGACCATCGACGACATCACCGGTGTGGTCGAGACTGATCCGGCCCTGGCCGCGCAAGTGGTGAGCTGGGCGGCTTCGCCGTATTACGCCTCGCCGGGCAAGATCCGCTCGGTGGAAGATGCCATCGTGCGGGTGCTGGGTTTCGACCTGGTGATCAACCTGGCGCTCGGCCTGGCCCTGGGCAAGACCCTGAGCCTGCCCAAGGACCATCCGCAGCACAGCACGCCGTACTGGCAGCAATCGATCTACACCGCTGCTGTGATCGAAGGCCTGACCCGCGCCATGCCGCGTGCGCAGCGCCCCGAAGCCGGCCTGACCTACCTGGCCGGCCTGCTGCACAACTTCGGTTACCTGCTGCTGGCCCATGTGTTCCCGCCGCATTTCTCGCTGATCTGTCGGCATCTGGAGGTCAACCCGCACCTGTGCCACAGCTACGTCGAGCAGCACCTGCTGGGCATCAGCCGCGAGCAGATCGGCGCCTGGCTGATGCGCTACTGGGACATGCCGGACGAGTTGGCCACCGCGCTGCGGTTCCAGCACGACCCGCACTACGACGGCGACTATGCCGCGTACCCGAACCTGGTGTGCCTGGCGGTGCGCCTGCTGCGCAGCCGCAACATCGGCTCCGGGCCGGACGAGGCAATCCCCGACGCCCTGCTCGACCGTCTGGGCCTGAGCCGCGACAAGGCCGAGGACGTGGTGAGCAAGGTGCTGGAAGCCGAAGTGCTGCTGCGCGAACTGGCTTCGCAGTTCGGCCAGCACTGA
- a CDS encoding ABC transporter ATP-binding protein — protein MFSLREVRKTRGEGAQRYSLVIARLDLAPGQQWALVGPSGCGKSTLLDLLALVLAPDRAGVFAFDGPAGVQDIAALWREGRHDPLAQLRSRYFGYVLQTGGLLGFLDVRGNIELSRKLLGLADDGSVRRLAEQLEIADQLDKKPQALSVGQRQRVSCARALAHGPRLLLADEPTAALDPLNAGRVMQLLLRQAGEQGACCVVASHDETLVRDLGMSVLRITCRRDADGGVTATLGSDA, from the coding sequence ATGTTCAGTCTGCGCGAGGTGCGCAAGACGCGGGGCGAGGGCGCCCAGCGCTACAGCCTGGTGATTGCGCGCCTGGACCTGGCGCCCGGTCAGCAATGGGCGCTGGTGGGTCCGAGCGGTTGCGGCAAGAGTACCTTGCTCGACCTGCTGGCGCTGGTTTTGGCGCCCGATCGGGCCGGCGTGTTCGCCTTCGACGGGCCCGCTGGCGTGCAGGATATCGCCGCGCTGTGGCGTGAAGGACGACATGACCCGCTGGCGCAACTGCGCAGCCGCTATTTCGGTTATGTGCTGCAGACCGGCGGGCTGCTGGGGTTTCTCGATGTGCGCGGGAACATCGAACTGTCGCGCAAACTGCTGGGTCTGGCGGACGACGGCAGCGTGCGGCGCCTGGCCGAACAACTGGAGATCGCCGACCAGTTGGACAAGAAGCCCCAGGCCTTGTCCGTCGGGCAACGCCAGCGCGTCAGTTGTGCCCGGGCGCTGGCCCATGGTCCGCGGCTGTTGCTGGCCGACGAACCGACCGCCGCACTCGACCCGCTGAATGCCGGTCGGGTCATGCAGTTGCTGCTCAGGCAGGCCGGCGAGCAGGGAGCCTGCTGTGTGGTCGCCAGTCATGACGAGACGCTGGTGCGCGATTTGGGCATGAGCGTGTTGCGCATTACCTGTCGGCGTGATGCCGATGGTGGCGTGACTGCGACACTGGGGAGCGACGCTTGA
- the tagQ gene encoding type VI secretion system-associated lipoprotein TagQ, which yields MIFSSKPLVSTSKCRAALWVAAGFSTVLMGGCATSPTSKVGQSTKVEYYPTCYEPVQHLRDTDSSMTRSIATGAVIGALGGAALGALTGDDSSKRGRNAAIGAAGGALAGGAAGYYTEKQKQIADDNQRIGSYAADVSKRSADIDRSTAYAQASQSCYQREFTNLVSARKAKTIGDAEGRKRLAEIVAGLKESNDLIVAVNGKAAEDLNNYTQAYEKDLQTVGVQRTDVVTVATADSAPAIAPTGKGKKQKVIKKPALPTVPKEAVATEKTIQDANAKKAASQQVAATGQSQVNSMCKNPDLGDWAPVPCPNA from the coding sequence ATGATTTTCTCCAGTAAACCCCTTGTTTCAACCTCCAAGTGCCGTGCCGCGCTGTGGGTTGCCGCCGGATTCAGCACCGTGCTGATGGGCGGTTGCGCCACGTCGCCGACCTCCAAGGTCGGCCAGAGCACCAAGGTCGAGTACTACCCGACCTGCTACGAGCCGGTGCAGCACCTGCGTGACACGGACTCGAGCATGACCCGTTCCATCGCTACCGGCGCGGTGATCGGTGCCCTGGGCGGTGCCGCACTCGGCGCGTTGACTGGCGACGATTCGAGCAAGCGCGGTCGCAATGCCGCCATCGGTGCCGCCGGTGGCGCACTGGCCGGTGGTGCAGCGGGCTACTACACCGAGAAGCAGAAGCAGATCGCCGACGACAATCAGCGCATTGGTTCCTACGCCGCTGACGTCAGCAAGCGCTCCGCCGATATCGATCGCAGCACCGCTTATGCCCAGGCTTCGCAGAGCTGCTACCAGCGTGAGTTCACCAACCTGGTCAGCGCCCGCAAGGCCAAGACCATCGGTGACGCCGAAGGTCGCAAGCGCCTGGCGGAAATCGTTGCCGGCCTGAAAGAGTCCAACGACCTGATCGTCGCGGTGAATGGCAAGGCCGCTGAAGACCTGAACAACTACACCCAGGCGTACGAAAAGGACCTGCAGACCGTTGGTGTACAACGGACTGACGTGGTGACCGTTGCCACGGCCGATAGTGCTCCTGCGATCGCCCCGACGGGTAAAGGCAAGAAGCAGAAGGTCATCAAGAAGCCAGCGCTGCCGACCGTGCCGAAAGAGGCCGTAGCGACTGAAAAAACCATCCAGGATGCCAACGCGAAGAAAGCGGCCAGCCAGCAAGTGGCGGCCACCGGTCAATCGCAGGTCAACAGCATGTGCAAAAACCCGGACCTGGGCGACTGGGCACCAGTACCTTGCCCGAATGCCTGA
- a CDS encoding FtsX-like permease family protein — protein sequence MRGALVAALAWQDYRADARLSACTVLALVAVIAPLLVLFGLKFGLVSSLTERLERDPLVREIIPLGGGRFGAAYIAELGRRDDVAFALPRTRQIAATADLSISRQGPALNVEMLPTAEGDPLLGGLPAPTGLAAMLLSHTAAEKLGVKAGDWLEVAFGRQVAGRVESQHTQIQVQAVLPLEAFGRDALFAPLALLEAAEDYRDGRGVPLLGWSGEPPGSAAQRVYPAFRLYARDLNDVEPLRRYFAERGLLVSTQAQTIAQVQSLSRNLSIVFWIIATLALAGAFAAIFAGALAAVERKRRELSVLRLLGLGTGALLLFVVLQALYSGVLAAVLSAVLYRVAEEGLNHLFVQSTGEYASQLLLGHYVLALFSVLVVCALAAALGGWRVARIEASEGIRDV from the coding sequence ATGCGCGGTGCTCTGGTGGCGGCCCTGGCCTGGCAGGATTATCGCGCCGACGCACGCCTGTCGGCCTGCACGGTGTTGGCGCTGGTGGCGGTGATCGCGCCGTTGCTGGTGCTGTTCGGCCTCAAATTCGGGCTGGTCAGCAGCCTGACCGAACGGCTGGAGCGAGACCCGCTGGTACGCGAGATCATTCCTCTGGGCGGCGGTCGCTTCGGTGCCGCCTACATCGCCGAACTGGGCCGGCGTGACGACGTGGCGTTCGCCCTGCCACGGACCCGACAGATCGCCGCCACCGCCGATCTGTCCATCAGTCGCCAGGGGCCTGCGTTGAACGTCGAGATGCTGCCGACCGCCGAGGGCGACCCGCTGCTCGGCGGCCTGCCGGCACCGACCGGCCTGGCGGCGATGCTGCTGAGCCACACCGCTGCGGAAAAGCTCGGTGTGAAGGCCGGTGACTGGCTTGAGGTGGCCTTTGGTCGACAAGTGGCTGGCCGGGTGGAAAGCCAGCACACGCAGATCCAGGTGCAGGCGGTGCTGCCGCTGGAGGCCTTCGGGCGTGATGCGTTGTTCGCTCCGCTGGCGTTGCTGGAGGCCGCCGAGGATTATCGTGACGGTCGTGGCGTGCCATTGCTGGGCTGGAGCGGCGAGCCGCCGGGCTCCGCTGCGCAGCGGGTGTACCCGGCTTTCCGGCTGTATGCCCGTGACCTCAACGATGTCGAGCCGCTGCGCCGCTATTTCGCCGAGCGTGGCCTGCTGGTTTCGACCCAGGCGCAGACCATCGCCCAGGTCCAGTCGCTGAGTCGCAACCTGTCCATCGTATTCTGGATCATCGCCACCCTGGCCCTGGCCGGGGCGTTCGCGGCGATCTTCGCCGGAGCGCTGGCGGCGGTCGAGCGCAAGCGGCGCGAGTTGTCGGTGTTGCGCCTGCTCGGCCTCGGCACCGGTGCCTTGCTGCTGTTCGTGGTGCTGCAGGCGTTGTACAGCGGGGTGTTGGCTGCGGTGTTGAGCGCTGTGTTGTACCGCGTCGCGGAAGAGGGCCTGAATCATCTTTTTGTGCAGTCGACGGGCGAATATGCGAGCCAGTTACTGTTGGGCCATTACGTGCTGGCACTTTTTTCGGTGTTGGTGGTCTGTGCTCTGGCTGCAGCCCTCGGTGGCTGGCGGGTGGCGCGGATAGAAGCTTCGGAAGGAATCAGAGATGTTTAA